One genomic window of Meiothermus cerbereus DSM 11376 includes the following:
- the nrdR gene encoding transcriptional regulator NrdR codes for MNCPFCGNPDSRVLDSRPSDEGSVIRRRRECPACKRRFTTYERAQVEPLLVIKRSGRKETFDPNKLLRGLTLAARKRPIDPEVLQEFAFGFEDTVKEMEIASEEIGLRSLAFLKELDPVAYIRFASVYREFDSLENFIEEVRKLDRKPGKGKKAHKEEKSEEEMSDLADEAKLGTV; via the coding sequence ATGAACTGCCCTTTTTGTGGAAACCCCGATAGTCGCGTGCTGGACTCGCGCCCTTCTGACGAGGGCTCGGTAATTCGCCGCCGCCGCGAGTGCCCAGCCTGCAAGCGCCGCTTTACCACCTACGAGCGGGCCCAGGTGGAGCCGTTGCTGGTCATCAAGCGTTCGGGGCGCAAGGAGACCTTCGACCCCAACAAACTGCTGCGGGGTTTGACCTTAGCGGCCCGGAAGCGGCCCATCGACCCGGAGGTTTTGCAGGAGTTCGCCTTTGGCTTTGAAGATACGGTCAAGGAAATGGAAATTGCCTCCGAGGAGATCGGCCTGCGTTCGCTGGCTTTCCTCAAGGAGCTGGATCCGGTGGCCTACATCCGCTTTGCCTCGGTCTACCGGGAGTTTGATAGCCTGGAAAACTTTATCGAGGAAGTGCGTAAACTCGATCGCAAACCGGGTAAGGGTAAAAAAGCACATAAAGAAGAAAAGTCCGAAGAAGAAATGTCCGACCTGGCTGATGAGGCCAAGCTGGGGACAGTCTGA
- a CDS encoding GNAT family N-acetyltransferase — protein MRIHPFEFTLEHYQAYASIRQAAHPESPLNLAGLKHLDQTRAEGDLLERFLVEQNGQVVGMLEYATPYYDPKPGALEVQYYLRPEAQNLQAQLWDFLLERLTPHQPQELWAQVRENWPEYRFWLEQGFTEVERRWPSVLDLAAFDPTPLVRPLPPGIALASLSELPWQEEGFLRALYELEIELLGDVPAAEPITPWPFEVWQKRTLEDPNLLPEGFFVALEGERLVGVSMLFKSHRPQTLQTGLTGVRKSHRRKGLALALKLRAAAFAKAYGARYIRTSNHQANRPMLAINEAMGFVKEPATVFLRLSPVPQRPG, from the coding sequence ATGCGCATACACCCCTTTGAGTTCACTCTGGAGCACTACCAGGCCTATGCTTCCATTCGCCAGGCCGCCCACCCCGAGAGCCCCCTGAACCTCGCCGGGCTAAAGCACCTGGATCAGACCCGCGCAGAAGGCGACCTGCTCGAGCGCTTCTTGGTCGAACAAAATGGTCAGGTGGTGGGGATGCTGGAGTACGCCACCCCCTACTACGACCCCAAGCCGGGGGCCCTCGAGGTGCAGTACTACCTGCGCCCCGAAGCCCAGAACCTGCAGGCGCAGCTCTGGGACTTCCTGCTGGAACGGCTGACTCCCCACCAGCCCCAGGAGCTTTGGGCACAGGTCAGGGAAAACTGGCCGGAGTACCGCTTTTGGCTCGAGCAGGGCTTCACCGAGGTGGAGCGCCGCTGGCCGTCGGTGCTGGATCTGGCCGCCTTCGACCCCACCCCCCTGGTGCGCCCCTTGCCGCCTGGCATTGCGCTGGCCTCCCTGAGCGAGTTGCCCTGGCAGGAGGAGGGCTTCCTGCGGGCCTTATACGAGCTGGAAATCGAGCTCCTGGGCGATGTGCCAGCAGCCGAGCCCATCACCCCCTGGCCCTTTGAGGTCTGGCAGAAGCGCACCCTGGAAGACCCGAACCTGTTGCCCGAGGGGTTCTTTGTAGCCCTGGAAGGCGAGCGGCTGGTGGGGGTGAGTATGCTTTTCAAGTCCCATCGCCCCCAGACCCTGCAAACCGGCCTCACCGGGGTGCGCAAAAGCCACCGCCGCAAGGGCCTGGCGCTGGCTCTCAAGCTGCGGGCCGCAGCCTTCGCCAAAGCCTATGGGGCGCGGTACATCCGCACCTCCAACCACCAGGCCAACCGGCCCATGCTGGCCATCAACGAGGCGATGGGCTTTGTCAAGGAGCCGGCCACGGTGTTTTTACGCCTCAGTCCCGTACCCCAAAGGCCCGGCTGA
- a CDS encoding GNAT family N-acetyltransferase has translation MSFNLVIRPFEDRDYPALAEVLKTAWPDEAHSEASLREHDDHAPQIKWGRFVAEVEGQVVGVGDYTQFEGMYHPQKFGVWVTVKPAFRSQGIGKALYRQVLSALKPHHPISILSSTREDQPQALAWLQKLGFAEKMRYWESRLNVQSFDFSPWAGRIEAVEAAGFELKSLKELEADKAHRQKLYDLWLEARLDVPRPEEMSEVSFEDYCKWVFESRYYLPEGHFVAIDKSTGQYVALSTLWKTDGDYLQTGLTGTRRAYRRKGLALALKLKAIRFAQAYGTKEIRTGNETGNRAMLAINEALGFVKQPAWIDYVLTLQETSSPS, from the coding sequence ATGTCTTTCAACCTTGTCATCCGACCCTTCGAAGACCGCGACTACCCGGCCCTTGCCGAGGTGCTGAAAACCGCCTGGCCCGACGAAGCGCACAGCGAAGCCAGCCTGCGCGAGCACGACGACCACGCCCCCCAGATTAAGTGGGGCCGCTTTGTGGCCGAGGTAGAAGGCCAGGTGGTGGGTGTGGGCGACTACACCCAGTTCGAGGGCATGTACCACCCGCAGAAGTTTGGGGTCTGGGTCACGGTGAAGCCTGCGTTCCGCAGCCAGGGCATTGGCAAGGCGCTGTACCGGCAGGTGTTAAGCGCCCTAAAGCCCCACCACCCCATCTCGATTCTGAGCAGCACCCGCGAGGATCAGCCCCAGGCCCTGGCCTGGCTCCAAAAGCTGGGCTTTGCCGAGAAGATGCGCTACTGGGAGTCGCGCCTGAACGTGCAGAGCTTCGACTTCAGCCCCTGGGCGGGCCGGATAGAGGCGGTGGAAGCAGCGGGGTTTGAGCTAAAGAGCTTGAAGGAGCTCGAGGCCGACAAAGCGCACCGGCAAAAGCTCTACGACCTCTGGCTCGAGGCCCGCCTGGACGTACCCCGCCCCGAGGAGATGAGCGAGGTGAGCTTCGAGGACTACTGCAAGTGGGTGTTCGAGAGCCGCTACTACCTGCCCGAAGGTCATTTTGTAGCCATAGACAAATCCACCGGCCAGTATGTAGCCCTGAGCACCCTCTGGAAAACCGATGGCGACTACCTGCAAACCGGCCTCACCGGCACCCGCCGGGCCTACCGCCGCAAAGGCCTGGCCCTGGCGCTCAAATTGAAGGCGATCCGCTTCGCCCAAGCCTATGGCACAAAAGAAATCCGCACCGGCAACGAAACGGGCAACCGGGCCATGCTCGCCATCAACGAGGCGCTGGGCTTCGTCAAACAGCCTGCCTGGATCGATTATGTGCTGACCCTTCAAGAGACCTCGAGCCCCTCGTAA
- a CDS encoding SDR family NAD(P)-dependent oxidoreductase, which produces MVEFSRDLLGLEQRIVMVTGAGRGFGRSIARSYARNGATVITVDPDVEMATAIASEVEQLGAPAIPIRGDMSVVLDVMNTFEKIEELFGVLDGIVHVTSAESKTPFVELLEGEWYDLLNADVKSSLYVLQQGLRYLSGGGFVTLVLPPLQREQPHVAAIRGAVSGLIEGATRIFPTNVRVNGVIPSRDPVGEEHDRSLVRVAVALGSMVSEGVRGQLLEVLLPEPPHQPEIYDLLRELP; this is translated from the coding sequence ATGGTCGAATTTTCACGAGATTTGTTGGGTTTGGAGCAGCGCATCGTGATGGTGACGGGGGCGGGGCGGGGCTTTGGCCGCTCCATCGCCCGTTCCTATGCCCGCAATGGGGCCACCGTCATCACCGTTGACCCCGACGTAGAGATGGCGACCGCCATCGCCTCCGAGGTTGAGCAGCTAGGTGCCCCCGCCATTCCCATCCGGGGGGATATGTCGGTGGTGCTGGACGTGATGAACACCTTCGAGAAAATCGAGGAGCTTTTCGGAGTGCTGGATGGGATTGTCCACGTAACCAGTGCCGAGAGCAAAACCCCCTTTGTGGAGCTGCTCGAGGGGGAGTGGTACGACCTGCTCAATGCCGACGTGAAGTCGAGCCTGTACGTGTTGCAGCAGGGCTTGCGCTACCTGAGTGGGGGCGGCTTCGTCACCCTGGTGCTGCCCCCCCTGCAGCGGGAACAACCCCACGTTGCTGCGATTCGTGGGGCGGTGTCGGGCCTGATCGAGGGGGCCACCCGCATCTTCCCTACCAACGTGCGGGTCAATGGGGTGATACCCAGCCGTGATCCCGTAGGGGAGGAGCACGATCGCTCCCTGGTGCGGGTAGCTGTGGCCCTGGGCTCGATGGTCTCGGAGGGGGTTCGGGGCCAGCTCCTGGAGGTTTTGCTACCCGAGCCGCCCCACCAGCCCGAAATCTACGACCTGCTGAGGGAGCTGCCCTGA
- a CDS encoding chromate transporter: MGETLEVFLAFLRFGVLSFGGGMANLPEMARVIIGNGWVTRQEFADGFALGQFVPGPNMLAVLFYGLSAAGLGGALAAALGMFLPGAVGAMWLVWGWQWMARAQWSRALRKALVPISMGLSASMVLVLVQLSVDSLFWGLGVLVGCFLIYRGVGVAAVIAGGGLLGLLLGLG, from the coding sequence GTGGGTGAAACCCTCGAGGTCTTTCTGGCCTTCCTGCGTTTTGGGGTGCTCAGCTTTGGCGGGGGCATGGCCAACCTGCCCGAGATGGCCCGGGTCATCATTGGCAACGGCTGGGTAACCCGCCAGGAGTTTGCCGACGGCTTTGCCCTGGGGCAGTTTGTGCCGGGGCCCAATATGCTGGCGGTGCTGTTCTATGGCCTGAGCGCCGCGGGGCTGGGCGGGGCTCTGGCCGCTGCCCTGGGCATGTTTTTGCCGGGCGCGGTGGGGGCCATGTGGTTGGTGTGGGGCTGGCAGTGGATGGCCAGGGCCCAGTGGAGCCGGGCCTTACGCAAGGCGTTGGTGCCCATCAGCATGGGCTTGAGCGCCAGTATGGTCTTGGTGCTGGTTCAGCTTAGTGTGGACTCGCTTTTCTGGGGCCTGGGGGTGTTGGTGGGCTGCTTCCTGATTTACCGCGGCGTGGGGGTGGCCGCCGTAATTGCTGGAGGGGGGCTGCTGGGGCTCTTGCTGGGGCTCGGATAG
- a CDS encoding NUDIX hydrolase → MERRIARHMPYTPILATLGFVLSPSGREVLLVHRNARPQDPAYGKYNGLGGKLEPHEDVAAGMRREILEEAGLTPLQLSLRGTISWPGFGQGGEDWFGFIFLVTRWSGVPFAANTEGELHWVPIQKILRQELPMWPGDRYFLPLVFDADPRPFHGVMPYQNGQPVSWQYHR, encoded by the coding sequence GTGGAAAGGCGAATAGCCCGCCACATGCCCTATACCCCCATCCTGGCTACCCTGGGCTTCGTGCTTTCGCCCAGCGGACGAGAGGTTTTGCTGGTTCATCGCAATGCCCGGCCCCAGGATCCGGCCTATGGCAAGTACAACGGCCTGGGGGGCAAGCTCGAGCCCCACGAAGACGTGGCGGCGGGCATGCGGCGGGAAATCCTGGAAGAGGCCGGCCTAACCCCGCTGCAACTCAGCTTGCGCGGCACCATCTCCTGGCCAGGGTTCGGCCAGGGTGGTGAAGACTGGTTTGGCTTCATCTTTCTGGTCACCCGCTGGTCGGGGGTACCCTTTGCGGCCAACACCGAAGGCGAGCTGCACTGGGTTCCTATCCAGAAAATTCTGCGCCAGGAGCTGCCCATGTGGCCGGGCGACCGCTACTTCTTGCCGCTGGTCTTCGATGCTGACCCGCGCCCCTTTCATGGGGTGATGCCCTACCAAAACGGCCAGCCGGTTTCCTGGCAGTACCACCGTTAA
- a CDS encoding DUF4160 domain-containing protein has protein sequence MITLHRSGQYRFYVNSGYNLEQPYICVKHEGHFAKFSLQPLALQSNNGFSRTELGRIQQAILDARDQLLKHWANARGTEGEKPSGELLLHEQ, from the coding sequence ATGATTACTCTTCATCGTTCGGGACAGTATCGCTTCTACGTCAACTCGGGCTACAACCTCGAGCAACCCTACATTTGCGTCAAGCACGAGGGACATTTCGCTAAATTCAGCTTGCAGCCGCTGGCTTTACAGTCCAACAATGGTTTTTCCCGTACCGAACTGGGCCGCATCCAGCAGGCCATTCTGGATGCCCGCGACCAGTTGCTCAAACACTGGGCCAACGCCAGGGGCACCGAGGGCGAAAAGCCCAGCGGCGAACTCTTGCTGCACGAACAGTAG
- a CDS encoding zinc ribbon domain-containing protein, whose translation MGVSDPLAELNRLQERDLELDQIREDQSRIPEELAQARLHLRQLEIHLGDLQEQLREVRMAYHKADLELQDLKSKREKAKAAQAQATGAKEQTQYGEQIRQLSGLIEDLEGNNKDIVGQIMPLLEQIEKLEEQLIQVKAQVDEARPRLEALETANQQRVDALEADYQSKKADRDQLAATIPAAIVKEYESIRRARKGTGLAKMAKTGNGYRCTACNVQLPMHVAQQVHQASKVVRCPSCGRILWKGE comes from the coding sequence ATGGGTGTGAGTGACCCGCTGGCCGAGTTGAACCGTCTGCAGGAACGTGACCTCGAGCTTGACCAGATTCGCGAAGACCAATCCCGCATTCCCGAGGAGCTGGCCCAGGCCCGTCTGCACTTGAGGCAATTGGAAATTCATCTGGGCGATTTGCAGGAGCAGCTGCGTGAGGTGCGTATGGCCTACCATAAGGCCGACCTCGAGCTGCAAGACCTGAAGAGCAAGCGTGAAAAAGCCAAGGCCGCGCAGGCTCAGGCCACCGGGGCCAAAGAGCAGACTCAGTACGGCGAGCAGATACGTCAGCTTTCGGGTCTGATTGAAGACCTCGAGGGCAACAACAAGGACATCGTGGGCCAGATTATGCCCCTGCTGGAGCAGATCGAGAAGCTGGAAGAGCAGCTAATCCAGGTAAAAGCCCAGGTAGATGAGGCCAGGCCCAGGCTCGAGGCCCTGGAAACTGCCAACCAGCAGCGCGTGGATGCCCTCGAGGCCGACTACCAGTCCAAAAAGGCCGACCGTGACCAGCTTGCAGCCACCATCCCGGCGGCCATCGTCAAGGAGTACGAGTCGATTCGCAGGGCCCGCAAAGGCACGGGTCTGGCCAAAATGGCCAAAACCGGCAACGGCTACCGCTGCACGGCCTGCAACGTGCAACTTCCCATGCACGTGGCCCAGCAGGTTCACCAGGCCAGCAAGGTGGTGCGCTGCCCCTCTTGTGGGCGCATCCTGTGGAAAGGCGAATAG